Proteins found in one Seonamhaeicola sp. S2-3 genomic segment:
- the asnS gene encoding asparagine--tRNA ligase: MQSYTVSELLSQDIVFPEVEVKGWVRTFRANRFIALNDGSTLNNIQCVVDFEKFDESILKRVTTGAAIHVTGELVESQGKGQKVEIQVKTLDILGDSDPETYPIQPKKHTFEFLRENAHLRTRTNTFSAVMRLRSSLSFAIHKYFNEQGFYYMHSPIITGSDAEGAGEMFKVTSLDINNLPKNDKGKIDYSQDFFGKETNLTVSGQLEAETYAMSLGKVYTFGPTFRAENSNTSRHLAEFWMIEPEVAFMDLAGNMDLAEDFLKYVIKYILENNSEDLEFLDKRLQDEDKRKPQAERNTMTLTEKLKFVTDNHFKRVSYTEAIDILRNCKPNKKKKFKYIINDWGSDLQSEHERFLVEKHFKCPVILFDYPANIKAFYMRLNDDGKTVRAMDILFPGIGEIVGGAQREERLDVLKEKMAAINIPEEELWWYLDLRKFGTAVHSGFGLGFERLVMFVTGMSNIRDVIPYPRTPQNAEF; this comes from the coding sequence ATGCAGTCATACACCGTTTCAGAACTATTATCACAAGATATTGTCTTTCCTGAAGTAGAAGTAAAAGGTTGGGTTAGAACTTTTAGGGCTAACAGATTTATTGCTTTAAATGATGGCTCAACATTAAACAACATTCAATGTGTTGTAGATTTTGAAAAATTTGATGAGTCAATTTTAAAACGCGTTACAACAGGTGCTGCCATTCATGTAACCGGAGAACTAGTTGAGAGTCAAGGTAAAGGTCAAAAGGTTGAAATTCAAGTAAAAACACTTGATATTTTAGGAGACTCAGACCCTGAAACCTACCCTATTCAGCCCAAAAAGCACACCTTTGAATTTTTAAGAGAAAACGCCCATTTACGCACCAGAACAAATACATTTAGTGCCGTAATGCGTTTGCGCTCTTCGCTGTCATTTGCTATCCATAAATATTTCAATGAGCAAGGGTTTTATTATATGCATTCCCCTATTATTACAGGTAGTGATGCCGAAGGTGCTGGAGAAATGTTTAAAGTTACAAGTTTAGATATAAACAACTTACCAAAAAATGACAAGGGTAAAATAGATTACTCACAAGATTTCTTTGGAAAAGAAACCAACCTAACAGTTTCTGGTCAATTAGAAGCAGAAACCTACGCCATGTCTTTGGGTAAAGTATATACTTTTGGACCAACTTTTAGAGCCGAAAACTCAAATACATCTCGCCATTTAGCAGAATTTTGGATGATTGAACCCGAAGTAGCCTTTATGGATTTAGCTGGCAATATGGATTTAGCCGAAGATTTTCTTAAATACGTTATAAAATACATTTTAGAAAACAACAGCGAAGATTTAGAGTTTTTAGATAAGCGTTTGCAAGATGAAGACAAAAGAAAACCGCAAGCCGAAAGAAACACCATGACGCTTACTGAAAAACTAAAGTTTGTTACAGACAACCATTTTAAACGCGTAAGTTATACCGAAGCTATTGACATTCTACGTAATTGTAAACCCAATAAGAAAAAGAAATTTAAATATATTATTAATGATTGGGGCTCTGATTTACAAAGTGAACACGAACGTTTTTTAGTTGAAAAACACTTTAAATGCCCTGTAATTCTTTTTGATTATCCTGCTAACATCAAGGCATTTTATATGCGCTTAAATGACGATGGTAAAACCGTAAGAGCCATGGATATTCTATTCCCTGGTATTGGTGAAATTGTTGGTGGCGCACAACGTGAAGAACGCCTAGATGTACTAAAAGAAAAAATGGCAGCCATTAATATTCCAGAAGAAGAGCTATGGTGGTATTTAGATTTACGTAAATTTGGTACCGCAGTACACTCTGGTTTTGGTCTAGGTTTTGAGCGTTTAGTTATGTTTGTAACTGGCATGAGCAACATTAGAGACGTAATTCCTTACCCAAGAACGCCACAAAATGCAGAATTTTAG